The following coding sequences lie in one Oryza brachyantha chromosome 10, ObraRS2, whole genome shotgun sequence genomic window:
- the LOC102712117 gene encoding uncharacterized protein LOC102712117, with the protein MGNCQAADAAAVVIQHPPSPGGGGGGGGGRVERAYGAVSAAAVMAANPGHYVAAVVPLAAPAAAAPGTAPLPKTVRRRRLKLLRPDDTLVLGGVYRLVSFEDVLKQFVSKRNACTIAAAVEDDDNDNDGHRRRRDSASASGAAGKAPAKVAAQSHQEDPSSPSPPSDPHPEPGPDSELVAAAMAAGARMNAVSRHGQWRPALPSIAEGSVVC; encoded by the exons ATGGGCAACTGCcaggcggcggacgcggcggccgtcgtGATACAGcacccgccgtcgccgggtggaggaggcggaggcggaggcggccgcgtCGAGCGCGCCTATGGTGCGGTCTCCGCGGCCGCCGTGATGGCGGCCAACCCGGGGCACTACGTCGCCGCGGTTGTTCCGTTggctgcgccggcggcggccgcgccagggacggcgccgctgccgaagacggtgaggcggcggcggctgaagCTGCTCCGCCCCGACGACACGCTCGTGCTCGGCGGCGTCTACCGCCTCGTCAGCTTCGAAG ACGTGCTGAAGCAGTTCGTGTCGAAGCGGAACGCCTGCacgatcgccgccgcggttgaggacgacgacaacgacaacgacggccaccggcgacgacgggacagcgccagcgccagcggcgccgccggcaagGCGCCAGCCAAG GTGGCGGCCCAGTCTCATCAAGAAGACCCATCCAGCCCAAGCCCGCCCAGCGATCCTCATCCTGAGCCCGGGCCTGATTCCGAGCtcgtggcggcggccatggcggccggcgcgcggATGAACGCCGTCTCCCGGCACGGGCAGTGGAGGCCGGCGCTGCCGAGCATCGCCGAAGGGAGCGTCGTGTGCTGA